The DNA region CGACGTCACCGGTCACACCCTGGAACAGGACAAGGTCGACCGGCTGGTCGCGGCGGGCGGAAAGGGCGCGGCCTCGATCGCCGAGGCGGTGCGCGACGCCGATGTCGTCATCACCATGGTCCCCGCCTCCCCGCAGGTCGAGGCCGTCGCGTACGGCGCCGACGGCATCCTGGAGAACGCCCGGAAGGGCGCACTGCTGATCGACATGTCCTCGATCACCCCGCAGACCTCCGTGGACCTGGCGAGAAAGGCGAAGGACAAGGGCATCCGCGTGCTGGACGCCCCCGTCTCCGGTGGTGAGGCCGGCGCGATCGAGGCCGTCCTGTCCATCATGGTCGGCGGCGAACAGAGCGATTTCGACGCCGCGCTGCCCCTCCTGGAGACGCTGGGCAAGACCATCGTCCTGTGTGGCCCGCACGGCTCCGGCCAGACGGTGAAGGCCGCCAACCAGCTGATCGTGGCGGTCAACATCCAGGCCTGCGCCGAGGCCGTGGTCTTCCTGGAGAAGTCCGGGGTCGACCTCGCCGCCGCCCTCGACGTGCTCAACGGCGGCCTCGCCGGCTCGACGGTCCTGACCCGCAAGAAGGACAACTTCCTCAAGCGGGACTTCGCCCCCGGCTTCCGCATCGACCTGCACCACAAGGACATGGGCATCGTGACGGACGCCGCCCGCAACGTCGGTGCCGCGCTGCCCGTGGGCGCGGTCGTGGCCCAGCTGGTCTCCTCGCTGCGCGCCCAGGGCGACGGCGGCCTCGACCACTCCGCGCTGCTGCGTTCGGTCGAGCGGCTCTCCGGCTCCCAGGTCTGACACCCCGGCCCCTCGCACGGCACGCGGCCCTTCCGGGGGCACGCGGGCCCTCCCGGGACACCCCGCCCTTCCACATGGCGCGGGCACCCGCCCTCCAGGGCACCCGGCCCTTCCCAGGGCCCCCCGAACTCCGGGTCGCGGTGGCGCTGACACCTGTCCTGTCGCGCCCAGGCGCCGCCGCGGCCCGGAACCATCTCCTCCATATTCAACAAACTGTTGACGTTACGTTCCCGGCGAATCTACGCTCCTGAGGCCGTCAGCAGCCCCGTACGGAAGGCCCTCATGTCCCAGCGTGTGCTCACGACCGAGTCAGGTGCCCCGGTCGCCGACAACCAGAACTCCGCCACGGCCGGCGCCGGCGGGCCGATCCTCCTGCAGGACCAGCACCTGCTGGAGAAGCTCGCCCGCTTCAACCGTGAGCGCATCCCGGAGCGCGTCGTCCACGCGCGCGGCTCCGGCGCGTACGGCTACTTCGAGGTCACGGACGACGTCACCGGCTTCACCCGCGCCGACTTCCTCTCCGAGGTCGGCCGCCGCACCGAGACGTTCATCCGCTTCTCCACGGTCGCCGACTCGCTCGGCGGCGCCGACGCCGTCCGCGACCCCCGCGGCTTCGCGCTGAAGTTCTACACGAACGAGGGCAACTACGACCTCGTCGGCAACAACACCCCGGTGTTCTTCATCAAGGACCCGATCAAGTTCCCCGACTTCATCCACTCGCAGAAGCGCGACCCGTTCACGGGCCGTCAGGAGCCGGACAACGTCTGGGACTTCTGGGCCAACTCCCCGGAGGCGACGCACCAGATCACCTGGCTGATGGGTGACCGCGGCATCCCCGCCTCCTACCGCCACATGAACGGCTTCGGCTCGCACACCTACCAGTGGACGAACGCGCAGGGCGAGGCCTTCTTCGTCAAGTACCACTTCAAGACCAACCAGGGCGTGCGCTCGCTCTCCGCCGAGCAGGCCGCCGAACAGGTCGGCAAGGACGCCAACTCGCACCAGACCGACCTGCTCCAGGCCATCGAGCGGGGCGTCAACCCGTCCTGGACGCTGTACGTGCAGCTCATGCCGGCCGCCGAGGCCGCGGACTACCGCTTCAACCCGTTCGACGTGACGAAGGTCTGGCCGCACGCCGACTACCCGCTGCGGCGCGTCGGCCGCCTGGTGCTGGACCGCAACCCGGACAACGTCTTCGCCGAGGTCGAGCAGGCGGCGTTCTCGCCCAACAACTTCGTGCCCGGCATCGGTCCTTCCCCGGACAAGATGCTCCAGGGCCGGCTGTTCGCGTACGCCGACGCGCAGCGCTACCGGCTGGGCATCAACCACACGCAGCTCCCGGTCAACGCGCCGAAGGCGGCCGACGTCGACAACTACGGCCGCGACGGCCTGCACGCGACCCGCTACGGCTCGCGCCAGGACAAGAACTACGAGCCCAACTCGTACGCCGGCCCCGCCCAGACCGGTGCCCCGCTGGCCTCCCCGCTCGCGGTGCACGGCTGGACGGGCACGCACGAGGCGCCCCTGCACACGAAGGACGACGACTTCTTCCAGGCGGGCGAGCTCTACCGGCTCATGTCGGACGAGGAGAAGGGCCGGCTGGTCGCCAACATCGCCGGAGGCCTCTCGCAGGTCACCCGCGACGACGTGATCGAGAAGAACCTCGCCCACTTCCACGCCGCCGACCCCGAGTACGGCAAGCGCGTGGAGGAGGCCGTCCGCGCCCTGCGCGAGGACTGAGCCTCCTTCCCCAGGGCCCTGCCCGTGCCGCGCACCCGGATGAGGGGTCCGCGCGGCACCGGCAGGACGGGACCGCGGCGGCGGACGACGCCAGTGCGGTGGCGATGGGCCCGGACGGGCCGGCTCCTGACATGAAGGAACCGGCCCGCCCGGGGCCCGCGGTCCGCCGTCGCGGTCACTGTGAGCCCGGCACCAGGACACCAGGGGTGCGGTGCGCGCCGTCGGCGCGCACCGCACCCCTGTGCCGTGTCCGGGTCCGGCACGTTCGGAGCGTGTTCCCGCGCCGTTCATGGTCCGTTGCGGACGATCTCGACGGGGGCGCGGAACATCCCCGTCATGAACACCATGACTCGTGTCAGGACCTCCTCCGCGGCCCTGGCCGCCGCACTCGTCGTCGGCCTGACCGCCCCGGCCGCCACGGCCGTCCCCCACCTCACCCCCGCCCACCACTCTTCGGCGTCGCAGCAGCGGATCCCCTTCACGGCTGCCGAGGTGACGGCGAACGAGGACGGCTCCTTCACGGTGGAATGGACGGCACCCGGTGTCCGCCACGTCGCCGTGCGCACCGGCGGGCGGACCGTCGCCTCCGGCGGCGCTTCCGGCAAGGTCACCGTCCGCGGTCTGACCGCTCAGGACCGCCGGTGGTTCGACCTGGTCCCCGAGCGTGGTGGCTCCCTCCACCTCGCCGACCGCCTGATCCGGCTGGAGGGCACGGTCAACTTCCGTGACGCGGGCGGCTACCGCACCACGGACGGGCGCTGGGTGAAGATGGGCGAGATCTACCGCT from Streptomyces sp. B1I3 includes:
- a CDS encoding 2-hydroxy-3-oxopropionate reductase, whose protein sequence is MSSNLPKVAWIGLGIMGSPMSENLVKAGYDVTGHTLEQDKVDRLVAAGGKGAASIAEAVRDADVVITMVPASPQVEAVAYGADGILENARKGALLIDMSSITPQTSVDLARKAKDKGIRVLDAPVSGGEAGAIEAVLSIMVGGEQSDFDAALPLLETLGKTIVLCGPHGSGQTVKAANQLIVAVNIQACAEAVVFLEKSGVDLAAALDVLNGGLAGSTVLTRKKDNFLKRDFAPGFRIDLHHKDMGIVTDAARNVGAALPVGAVVAQLVSSLRAQGDGGLDHSALLRSVERLSGSQV
- a CDS encoding catalase; the encoded protein is MSQRVLTTESGAPVADNQNSATAGAGGPILLQDQHLLEKLARFNRERIPERVVHARGSGAYGYFEVTDDVTGFTRADFLSEVGRRTETFIRFSTVADSLGGADAVRDPRGFALKFYTNEGNYDLVGNNTPVFFIKDPIKFPDFIHSQKRDPFTGRQEPDNVWDFWANSPEATHQITWLMGDRGIPASYRHMNGFGSHTYQWTNAQGEAFFVKYHFKTNQGVRSLSAEQAAEQVGKDANSHQTDLLQAIERGVNPSWTLYVQLMPAAEAADYRFNPFDVTKVWPHADYPLRRVGRLVLDRNPDNVFAEVEQAAFSPNNFVPGIGPSPDKMLQGRLFAYADAQRYRLGINHTQLPVNAPKAADVDNYGRDGLHATRYGSRQDKNYEPNSYAGPAQTGAPLASPLAVHGWTGTHEAPLHTKDDDFFQAGELYRLMSDEEKGRLVANIAGGLSQVTRDDVIEKNLAHFHAADPEYGKRVEEAVRALRED